The Bradysia coprophila strain Holo2 unplaced genomic scaffold, BU_Bcop_v1 contig_151, whole genome shotgun sequence genome contains a region encoding:
- the LOC119074427 gene encoding cytochrome P450 3A56-like: MFFLIVCGVLALLVGVISFLIIYARWNFGTLESMGIPTIKPHWLLGSHPNIHKIVVQDEDMKNFRKYGKIWGSYEGREPQIFLADAELVRLICVKDSDHFQDKRMIDFKNELFNEVIDTLPYEKWKAVRNEVSQPFSTKVKHMSDQMLESINDCTGHLKDICKKDPVIEVRKVFNALSIDITARCAFGTRVYNCIRDPNNEFVLNAKKIFSFIEDGPNIGLTLMLSFPFLLKIIPLVDLTATKFFQGILTDILKERRALGNSNNDFVDAINNMIRKSETDEEFKRLKITDLTAMAQAITFLTTGIETTSSTLTMILYQLATNPDKQKLLHEEVDRVLLQSKGAINHSIVGDLVYVNACIHEALRLAPTLTRIDRICTKEWENKEFQLKIPVGMSVQLPVWPLHYNPEYFPEPEKFQPDRFLPQNKDILQKYALLSFGQGPHNCVGTRFALETLKLSITAIARDFQFETCEDTKLVWKPAGILGAAYKPIKVKFVRRN; this comes from the exons ATGTTTTTCCTCATTGTCTGTGGTGTTCTTGCACTGCTTGTTGGCGTAATTAGTTTCTTGATAATTTATGCAAGATGGAATTTCGGAACACTGGAAAGTATGGGCATCCCCACCATAAAGCCCCACTGGCTGTTAGGGAGTCATCCAAACATTCATAAG ATTGTTGTCCAAGATGAGGATATGAAGAATTTCCGGAAGTACGGTAAAATCTGGGGA TCATACGAAGGACGAGAGCCACAAATTTTTCTCGCTGATGCA GAGCTGGTCCGATTGATTTGTGTCAAAGACTCCGATCATTTCCAAGATAAAAGGATGATCGACTTCAAGAACGAACTGTTCAATGAAGTCATCGACACTCTTCCGTATGAGAAATGGAAGGCAGTACGAAACGAGGTGTCCCAGCCATTTTCGACTAAAGTTAAACATATGTCCGATCAAATGTTGGAATCGATCAATGATTGTACGGGCCATCTGAAAGACATTTGCAAGAAAGATCCAGTCATTGAAGTTCGCAA AGTTTTCAATGCTCTCTCAATCGACATAACTGCAAGATGTGCCTTTGGAACGAGAGTTTACAACTGTATTCGGGACCCAAACAATGAATTTGTTCTAAATgctaagaaaatttttagcTTCATTGAAGATGGACCGAACATCGGACTGACGCTGATGT TATCGTTCCCATTCCTGCTAAAAATCATCCCGCTCGTCGATTTGACTGcaacaaaattcttccaaGGCATCCTAACCGACATTTTAAAAGAGAGACGAGCACTAGGCAACTCAAACAATGATTTCGTCGATGCCATAAATAACATGATTCGTAAATCTGAGACGGATGAGGAATTTAAGCGTCTTAAG ATTACCGACCTTACAGCCATGGCACAAGCTATTACATTCCTAACTACAGGAATCGAGACCACATCATCAACATTGACCATGATACTGTATCAGCTCGCAACCAATCcagacaaacaaaaattactgcACGAGGAAGTGGATCGAGTCCTATTACAGAGTAAGGGTGCAATTAACCACAGCATCGTCGGAGATCTGGTATATGTGAATGCATGTATCCACGAAGCATTACGATTGGCACCGACACTGACTCGTATCGATCGCATTTGTACGAAAGAATGGGAGAACAAGGAGTTTCAACTGAAAATCCCCGTGGGCATGAGTGTTCAACTTCCCGTTTGGCCGTTGCATTACAATCCCGAATATTTCCCGGAACCGGAAAAATTTCAACCGGACAGATTCCTGCCGCAGAACAAGgatattttgcaaaaatatgCTCTGCTGTCGTTCGGACAAG GTCCCCACAATTGTGTTGGAACTAGATTTGCCTTGGAAACGCTGAAACTGTCTATCACAGCGATAGCTagagattttcaatttgagaCGTGTGAAGACACTAAACTGGTTTGGAAGCCGGCTGGTATTTTAGGTGCTGCCTATAAGCCtattaaagtgaaatttgtcaGGAGAAATTAA
- the LOC119074430 gene encoding acyl-CoA Delta(11) desaturase-like, which yields MAPKATTSECTGVLNEQDAETIDGGLAKDITPLTLARPREYEWVWRNIAAFSFLHLSAIYGIYLLFTSAKLYTIMFAVVVYFISILGITAGCHRLWAHRSYKAKLPLRILLVAFNTIAFQDCALHWARDHRVHHKFSETDADPHNAKRGFFFSHVGWLLCKKHPDVIEKGKSLDISDLLADPVLVFQRKYYMILMPLACFILPTIAPMFFWNETFLNSFFVSTMFRWTFVLNFTWLVNSAAHKWGHRPYDVNINPAQNPIVSILVLGEGWHNYHHVFPWDYKTAELGNYRANYTAAFIDFFAKIGWAYELKSVSREIVKTRVERTGDGSHAIWGWGDKDQDEKDVEVATITHPKVA from the coding sequence ATGGCTCCAAAAGCAACAACATCTGAGTGCACCGGAGTGTTAAATGAACAAGATGCCGAAACGATTGACGGCGGACTCGCGAAAGATATCACACCGTTAACGTTAGCAAGGCCTCGGGAATATGAATGGGTATGGCGAAACATTGCTGCTTTCAGTTTCCTTCACCTGTCCGCAATTTATGGAATCTATCTGCTCTTTACTTCCGCCAAACTGTACACAATCATGTTCGCCGTCGTTGTGTACTTTATTTCCATATTGGGGATAACTGCTGGTTGTCATCGACTCTGGGCCCATCGCTCGTACAAAGCAAAACTGCCGCTTCGAATTTTGCTGGTAGCGTTCAATACGATAGCATTTCAAGACTGTGCCCTACACTGGGCTCGAGATCATCGAGTTCACCATAAATTTTCGGAAACGGATGCCGATCCACACAACGCAAAACGAGGATTCTTTTTCTCGCACGTCGGTTGGCTGCTGTGCAAAAAACATCCCGATGTGATTGAGAAGGGAAAGAGTCTGGACATTTCAGATTTGTTGGCCGATCCAGTGTTGGTCTTTCAACGTAAGTATTACATGATACTGATGCCATTGGCCTGTTTCATACTGCCAACGATCGCACCGATGTTCTTCTGGAACGAAACGTTTCTGAATTCATTCTTCGTTTCGACGATGTTCCGTTGGACGTTCGTTTTGAATTTTACATGGCTGGTGAACAGTGCCGCACACAAATGGGGCCACCGACCGTACGATGTGAACATCAATCCGGCACAAAATCCAATCGTGTCGATTCTAGTTTTGGGTGAGGGATGGCACAACTATCATCATGTGTTCCCGTGGGATTATAAAACAGCCGAATTGGGTAACTATCGAGCCAATTATACAGCTGCGTTCATCGATTTCTTTGCGAAAATCGGTTGGGCTTATGAGTTGAAGTCGGTTTCGCGTGAAATTGTCAAAACGAGAGTCGAACGTACTGGTGATGGATCGCATGCGATATGGGGATGGGGTGATAAAGATCAGGATGAGAAAGATGTGGAAGTTGCGACCATTACTCATCCAAAAGTTGCATAA